The region ATCTTCACGAGAATTTGAAAATCCAAGCATAAAACAAAATGCACGATACATCCACGATCTAGGATGTGCAAAAGGAGTAATAGGTGATGGCATACCCATCTCATAAAACACATCTATATATACCTCTTGACATTTAAGTAATTCACGTCCATCGCGTGGGATGATAGGCGAGAACCAAACGTGTCCATCTTTTGGATCGATAGTTTCGCCACGAGTACTAAGCCAGAAAATTTCCATATTTGGAATTCCAAGCGTTACTTTATGTTTCATATTTTTCTTCTGCTCGGCAGTAAGCGGCAAAGAGTGATTTTCTAATGTCTTAAACTCACAACCTTTTATAGCTGCATTAAATCGTCTTTTAACATCCTCAATATTTGCAGCAACAGCTTCTTTGTTGCCATAAAGGGTAATATCCACGCTCCAGTATGGAATTTTATTTTTTAAAGCATAGTTTTGAATTTTTTCATAGTCTGGCTTACCGCCCTTTGATGTCAAGTAGCCTTTTAGCTCAGGATTCATCGCTTTACCATGAGGGGGATTAAGTGGAGAGCGGTACAAAGGCCAACCGATGATAAAGCTATCTTCAAGGTAGTTTAATATCTCAACCATCGGTATAATGTCTTCGCGTAATGGTGTAGTTACGTTTATAAGAGCGTAATGCTCCGGTTTTGGCTGCATCCAAAAGCCCATTTTAGTAACGATACCAAAATTTGATTGAGCAAAAAGTCCATCTAGATATGGTCCATAACCATATTTATTCTCTGCAAATGTCTTAGCACTTGGCAAAGCACCCATACCTGTGCGTAAAATTTCTCCATTTGCAAGCACCACTTCCATACCACAATGAGCACCGAAGTGGTCACGATATGCACCGTATGTATAGCCCCAGCCGTGATCTAGTGCGTTACCCACTGGACTACCCCAGCCCGGATCTGGTATATCCATCATCACATTTAAATTATTTTTCTCAATATATTCATAAAGATCAAAATACGAAACACCAGGTTCTAAGATACAGAAATTTCTTTTGTCATCAACTTCTAAAATTTTATTCATACGTTTTAAGTCAATAACCACATCACCTCGGTTGTTTGGAGCACTCGCCCCATAGCCTAAATTTTTACCAGTTGAGATAGGAAAGATTGGAATTTTAAATTTATTTGCAACTTTTACTACAGCTTGCACCTCCTCTGTGCTCTTTGGTGCGACTGCCAAAGATGGGACATTTTCTAGCTCTTCACCCCAATAAGGCGAATACGCATCCCTATAAAGGGCTATATCGTCGTCTTTGTCATAGACGTTTTCCGCACCAACGGCAACTTTAAACTCTGCAACTGCTGCTTTAAAGTCGGCTTCACTCACATTTTTAGGTAGTATCATAACACTCTCCTTGATGCAAAGGCAAACGATACCAAAAATGGCTCATTTGAGTTTGCATTGCTATTAAATTTATAAGATTTTATATTTGAACTAGGGGTAAAATCACCAATACTTAACGCCAATGCTCGTACAAATTTATCACTATTTAGAGCATGATTTAGCACCTTTTCTTGATTAATTTGACTTAGCACATTATGGCTACTCTTATCATTTCTAAAATCGTGCTCCGCTCTATAAAAAGCGACAAAATCTTTGTCAAAGAATAGTCGTTGTAAAACAAAGAAGGTCTCATAACTAGTTATACCACAAAAAGCGGTACTGTCATCTAAATGCCTGATATTTTCAAAATAAAATTTAGAAATATCGCCGTCTATCTCGTGCTGTTTTGCAAAATTTTGTGCAAATTCAAAGCTATCTTTAATATTTTTATCATAGATAGCTTCATATTTTAAGCTATCTTTTGCTAGTGTGATACTAGGCGAGATAGCTAAACAAGTAGCTACTGACGTGCTAAATTGAAGAAATTTTCGTCTATCAATCTGCATATTTTCTCCTTTCCTCCAAATTTATTAATGTATATTTAAAATATTAATTTTAAAAGTATAGAACAAATTTGTTTTATTAGAAAAGAAAAAATTTTATTAATTAAGAATTTTAAATATAGAATTATATTTTGTATTTTTTAATTTAAAATCTAAGCTAGTAACGTTATACTAACTTAGACTAAATCTCACAGGGACAGAAAATGTAGTCTTTTTATCGATCTTTGGAAATTTGCTCTTTGTTTTATCAATCGCTATTTTAACCGCTTCATCAAGATTTGCAAACCCTGAACTTTTTACAATTTTTACATTATCAACTACTCCACTTGGATCGTAGTTAAAACTCACTGTTGCCGTACCTTGTTCGCGACGAATTTTTGAGCTTCGTGGATAGTTCTTTTTAGCATAGTTTGCTATGATAGCTTGTATCTCACCAGCGATAGCGTGATGTAGTGCAACATCGTTTGTCTGCATTGGGTTATCGCTTTGAGTGTTTGAACTAGCGACTTTATTGCTATCTTTATTTAATGCATTATTGCCACTGACCGCAACATTTTGAGTTGCAAACTCACTAGTAACAGAATTTGACGAGACCTGTATCTCTTGTGGCTTTGGCGGAGTTGGCGTAGGAGATACCTCCTTTTTAGGCTCTTTTTTAGGCTCAGGTTTTTTCTTTGGTTTCTCTTTCGGTTTTTCCTCTTTTTTAGGCTCAGGTTTTTTAACTACATCTTCGACGATTTTATCTTCTACAACTGGTTTTGGTATCTTAACCAGTGTAGGCATCGGCTCTGGTTCAAGGATGGGTTCTGGTTGTGGTGGTGTTGGCTCTGGCATAGGTTTGGGTTGTGGTGGAGCTGGTGGCTCAGCCGATGCACCACCACCAACTATAAAGGCATTTAGAGGTAGCTTTACCACTTTTGGACTTGTGTATATGATATTAGAATGCACCCAAACAATCCACACTATAAACGCTATATGCAAAGTTGCACTAATAAAAAAGCCTATGATAGAGGCGTTATTGTTTAATCTCTGTTGCAATTGCAAAATTCTCGTGTTTTTTCATTTTAAGTGCATCAATAATCTTTACAAAGCTTTCAAATTTAGAGTTTTTGTCACTTCTTAAAATCACTAATGTTTTCGAATCAATCTGTGCAAATTTGGTTTCAAATTCATCTTCACCCACTAAAATATCATCAAAATATATCTCATCTTTATCATTTATGACGATACTTATAGAGTCGTCCTTGTGCTCCTTTACGCCACTTTCGCTCTGAGGAAGCTCTATCTCAATCTTACCCTGTGCGATAAATGTCGAAACGCTTAATACAATACAAAGCAAAACGAGCATAATGTCGATAAATGGAACGACATTTAGCCCGTCATGTTTATATGACTTCATTTGCATAAGCCTTAAATTTAGTCATAACAACTTCGACTTTACGATAAAGTGCATTATATATCATAAGCGTTGGGATTGCCACAACTAAGCCCATAGCAGTTGCTTTGAGTGCCAAAGATAGACCAACCATTATATTTTTAGCGTCTATGCCACCGCCCATACCCATATCATAAAATGTAACCATAATTCCTATAACTGTCCCTAGTAGTCCGATATATGGGGCATTTGAATAGATGATGTAAAGTGTGGTTAAATTTTTAGTCAATCCAATTTCAAGCTCGTCTTCGTTATTATACTCTTTAAAGTTTACCTTTGATAAAAATATGCATCTTTCAATGCTAAACCAAACAACAATAAAGCTCATAAAGCCTAGTATTGCAAATATCACGAAATCGATATGATGTTTTAAAAACTCCATCCTTCGCCTTTAAATTAAAATTTATAACTTACATTAACCTTGAAATTTCTACCCGGCTCCCAGTCTATAGATGTAGTATCGCCTGTATATTCTGCTGTGCGTTGTGAATGAGAGGCATACGCTTTATCAAACGCGTTATAAAGTCCAGCATTTATCTCAAGACCTTTAAATTTACCACTACTTGGGATATATGCTATATAAAAGTCATTTACTGCATAGCTTGGAAGCCTGACATTATCGCCGGTTATAGAGCTTGCACTATGAACATTTCTTGATTTAAAAAATATCAAATTATATCCTAATAATATGTCAGCTCTTGGTATAAAGTATTCTGTATTAAAAGTATATTTATCACCCTGATCGCGGTAACCTAGCACATTTGATACTGCATAGCTTCTTGTTCCTCTACTAGTTTGAGTTACTCTATTTCCTGTATATTTTACTTTTTGATGTGTGTAGCTAGCTGCTAGACTTAGATTGTCTAAATTTAATCTACTCCAAAGTTCAACACCATCTATATCAGCTCCGCCTGCATTTATCCTATAAAGGACGTTATTTATCGTGCCATTTTGAGCATTGTTATCTACTATTAAATTTTTATACTCAGTTTTGTAGTATTTAGCGGTTAAGCTTACAGATTTATTTTCACCAAATTCATTTTTATATCTGCCGCCTATCTCATATGCATTGCCAGTTGTGGCTTTAAGATCATCATTACCATTCCAGCCTAAAGCATTCCCCCTGCTAGTCCCAGCTGCGAGCATACTCTCCATAACATCAGGACCTCTAAACACTCTTGCATAACTAGCAAACACACCAAAGCCATACCCTATATTATAATCAAGTCCAAGTGCTGGGGTAACTTCATCAAATTTATATTTATATTTACTTATATTATTGGCAGTACCATTGTAAGTTTTTAACTCATGTCTAGTATATCTCACACCAGGAGTTACGATAAGATCACCATATCTGATCGCATCTTCTAAATATAATGAGTAGTTATCTACCTCTTCTGGTCTATTATTGTTAGGCTTTACAAAATTTTCAGTATTATAATACTCGATACCATATCTTAAAGTATGAGCCAAAATTCCAGTTTCAAGCTTGGTTGTTGCCTTGGCATTTATACCTTTTGTCTCTACGCCCCATTTGTTTTTTGTTACTCTTTTATGTTCGGTATTATAAGCACTTACGTCAAATTCTAACAGATCGCTTGGATTATATGTATATTTAATAGTTGTTGTGTCACGCTCATATTTTGTATCAGTATAGGCGTTACCGGTTGCATTGTAACCAAACTCAGCCTTTAAAGGATAGTCTCCTTTAAACTGCGTATGTTCGTGGCTAATCGAAATTCTATGAAAATCTAAAAAGTTATAGCCAATCTTAAATAAATAACTTAAATCATTTCCGTTGCCACCTATAACCTTGCCATTACCAGCCTTACCATAGTCATAGCCTTTATGATTTAACGCAGCCAAGAAATCAAGCCCTTCAACTGGTGCGGCAAATACCATAAGCCCTTGAGAAAAACCCTCATCATTTGAGCTATATCCAGCCTTGATCTTAGCACCAATAATCTCACCGCCTTCTAACAAATCTTTTGCATCAACAGTTTTAAAAGCTACACTACCGCCAAGTGCCCCATTTGC is a window of Campylobacter anatolicus DNA encoding:
- a CDS encoding FAD-binding oxidoreductase; its protein translation is MILPKNVSEADFKAAVAEFKVAVGAENVYDKDDDIALYRDAYSPYWGEELENVPSLAVAPKSTEEVQAVVKVANKFKIPIFPISTGKNLGYGASAPNNRGDVVIDLKRMNKILEVDDKRNFCILEPGVSYFDLYEYIEKNNLNVMMDIPDPGWGSPVGNALDHGWGYTYGAYRDHFGAHCGMEVVLANGEILRTGMGALPSAKTFAENKYGYGPYLDGLFAQSNFGIVTKMGFWMQPKPEHYALINVTTPLREDIIPMVEILNYLEDSFIIGWPLYRSPLNPPHGKAMNPELKGYLTSKGGKPDYEKIQNYALKNKIPYWSVDITLYGNKEAVAANIEDVKRRFNAAIKGCEFKTLENHSLPLTAEQKKNMKHKVTLGIPNMEIFWLSTRGETIDPKDGHVWFSPIIPRDGRELLKCQEVYIDVFYEMGMPSPITPFAHPRSWMYRAFCFMLGFSNSREDSEKNKKMREVYRKMVKVAAENGWGDYRAAPDFQDDVMDAYSHNDHILRKFSEQLKDSIDPNGILAPGRGGIWPAKLRAKRGYRARGEKK
- a CDS encoding energy transducer TonB family protein; the protein is MQLQQRLNNNASIIGFFISATLHIAFIVWIVWVHSNIIYTSPKVVKLPLNAFIVGGGASAEPPAPPQPKPMPEPTPPQPEPILEPEPMPTLVKIPKPVVEDKIVEDVVKKPEPKKEEKPKEKPKKKPEPKKEPKKEVSPTPTPPKPQEIQVSSNSVTSEFATQNVAVSGNNALNKDSNKVASSNTQSDNPMQTNDVALHHAIAGEIQAIIANYAKKNYPRSSKIRREQGTATVSFNYDPSGVVDNVKIVKSSGFANLDEAVKIAIDKTKSKFPKIDKKTTFSVPVRFSLS
- the exbD gene encoding TonB system transport protein ExbD translates to MKSYKHDGLNVVPFIDIMLVLLCIVLSVSTFIAQGKIEIELPQSESGVKEHKDDSISIVINDKDEIYFDDILVGEDEFETKFAQIDSKTLVILRSDKNSKFESFVKIIDALKMKKHENFAIATEIKQ
- the exbB gene encoding TonB-system energizer ExbB — translated: MEFLKHHIDFVIFAILGFMSFIVVWFSIERCIFLSKVNFKEYNNEDELEIGLTKNLTTLYIIYSNAPYIGLLGTVIGIMVTFYDMGMGGGIDAKNIMVGLSLALKATAMGLVVAIPTLMIYNALYRKVEVVMTKFKAYANEVI
- a CDS encoding TonB-dependent receptor domain-containing protein; translated protein: MQKKSIIALSLAVVFSGALSLNADESIVLDQIEVTSNSAGAAVDDIKISTRNAGIVKDVVRDIPGVYVGGTNGMNQKIYMRGVSDRGLNITIDGAKQNGNTFHHNADLLIDPDLIKAIDIEVGAKSVVNANGALGGSVAFKTVDAKDLLEGGEIIGAKIKAGYSSNDEGFSQGLMVFAAPVEGLDFLAALNHKGYDYGKAGNGKVIGGNGNDLSYLFKIGYNFLDFHRISISHEHTQFKGDYPLKAEFGYNATGNAYTDTKYERDTTTIKYTYNPSDLLEFDVSAYNTEHKRVTKNKWGVETKGINAKATTKLETGILAHTLRYGIEYYNTENFVKPNNNRPEEVDNYSLYLEDAIRYGDLIVTPGVRYTRHELKTYNGTANNISKYKYKFDEVTPALGLDYNIGYGFGVFASYARVFRGPDVMESMLAAGTSRGNALGWNGNDDLKATTGNAYEIGGRYKNEFGENKSVSLTAKYYKTEYKNLIVDNNAQNGTINNVLYRINAGGADIDGVELWSRLNLDNLSLAASYTHQKVKYTGNRVTQTSRGTRSYAVSNVLGYRDQGDKYTFNTEYFIPRADILLGYNLIFFKSRNVHSASSITGDNVRLPSYAVNDFYIAYIPSSGKFKGLEINAGLYNAFDKAYASHSQRTAEYTGDTTSIDWEPGRNFKVNVSYKF